The genomic segment atatgttctgaacacaaatattttttggataatAATAAAGATGATTTCAAGTGATAGGTACATGTGTAGGTattgtgtatacaaaatatggATTAAGACATGAGTTGCggttttttttgcaattttttcctGTTTGTCGAGAggctcaaaattattttaacactacGCTATTTGTACGTTGTACGATTAGATTAATTTTTTCTCCaactttttatttgaatatgataataaataaaaacgaaggctgcaaaaatatttgatacaaaGAGATTAAAATTTCACGGaactgtacaatttaattttgtgcagctttgtttttttttttaattcacgacaaatttaaaatttagttccTATGATACGATATAAGTCCAGTTATATTGTTCAATTAATGTCAAtctcatataattattaatatatcgtaCCTTTTTAGTgatttattatagtgtttagCTGCAGCACAAGCTAttgtttatagtaatttatattgatagatatGGCATAATTTGGAAGAAAGGtaggaaaaataaatacacaatacattatacaatattcttaaaacaaaataaaataatttaattaataaaaatcacaaaacaaaaaaattacctctacataaaataaagataaacatacctactataatactaatactataatattagacCTTTAGCAAGCGAGCTGGAAACACTGGAATTTATGATCTATATCTAAATGAATCAACTGTGTAGTAGGAAATAGGCATATTCAAATAGAGCGTACCTATAGAGATCTCTCTCACGTAACTGTTTTATctaaacgcatattattatgtttgtgctTCGACTTTCGgcaaataaaatacctattttactgTCAAAAATCAATCGATTTTGACGTCCGAGAACGAATCGCATATTATTAACTGCAGATGTACaggtagttaggtatataatgtattcgACGAGAGATGTTCGATTCGATTGTGAAACCAATTTTCGAATTATTTCGATAATATACGCTCAATCGATACCACACTGCGCAGACCATCGGATTCACCACGACCAATAATCttacatattttgcataatataatgaaacgTGTTCTAAAATACTTCGTAAGTCGCTCGTTCATAAAGTATGAAAACCTAAAAAGCGTTTTACGTTGAATAAAAATTAGGTggacattgtataatatattctccaTAGTTTCTACTTCCTTCTTTTTAGCTCTGGACATTACTACAAATTACAGAAAGGGCGGGGGGGGGGAGTGCAGTAACAACTTGGTCTTAAGTCTAGAAACCAGCTGCCAGTATAATAAGCCCATGATTACGtagatttttttctgatttggCGAATACCTGCGTCACGCACTTGACTTCTAAAActggagattttttttttaaatatgcaacttgtagtcttatattattattgtatacttgtttatagtttatagttaagTGTAAATCtagtattattaatcattatattttaacatacataaCTAGAAAAagttaactaggtacctatactttctGGACTAAGTAATTGACTTGGGCGCGTGGTTAACACGTAAGTACTGGTGTACccataataatcaatttaaagtgaacttaaaaaaagacaaaattttaatttcaccaCCTGACAAATATGTTCGTAAATTATTGGTCATTATTAGAAAActttcaaaatttgtttgacTTAATTTTCACCAGTATGCCAACTTGAATTTTTTCACTGCAGAGTTTAGGCTGCTAGAAGAACTGTATTTTGGGTTATAGCTTGATATATTACTCTCTATGTGGTGGGTATTGTCGAACAACTTTCAAATTTGTTTGTCCATGAACAGTAACGCAAGTTCTGGGGAGAATTTGGCAGCGAACAagttaaaaaatgacaattataAAGTTGGAAAAATGtcctttaaaacaattttgtaaagATAACTTAACGTCTTAGTGAATTTTAGTTTGGAATCTGAATATCAGCAGAGATGGGTTGAGGtatgacttatgagtattgagtataatattataaacaattatagttGTTAAGCTAGAATACCCTGAAAGTTGAGATCTGCTTGTACCTGCGAATATATTAAAGACTACAGTATTGtcacagtttaatattataatatgtattttcaaacaGGAGGTGGAGTTCCAAGCATCCTGCAAGAAGTGCAAGTTCCTATAATTGAAAACCAAGTGTGCCAAGACATGTTCGAGACAGCAGGACACACAAAGAGCATACTTAGCAGCTTCTTGTGCGCCGGTTACGCCAACGGACAGAGGGATTCTTGCGAGGTATGTTCAGTCCGAATCGTTTTAATATTGTAGCAGATTTAGAATCTTTATTTGATATTggaaatgaaaatttcatggtttcgttaaaattgtataaaaaatgtgataGATTGATTTTAAAGTGACACATGTACTTTACTTTTACCCAAGAAAAATAGGTCAAaaatcacttttaaaatattataataattaatgttggcAAAGTACGAGTATACctacattgaaaatatatttttaaatattactcaaatacttttaaatcgtaaaatacttcaatttcaaattgtataatatgcctattaggtataatgtatatcgtaatattattttacatcataatttttaaacaagtcATTGTTCCACTTAAGTGACATGATTGTTTGACATGTTCATTTGTCATCTGTATacaagtacttataatatattataattaatgattctacggaattacattttttcttttcaacgtgttgattaaaacatattattccaGTCTCACgataattttatgttcaaatgaATTTTGAAATCACGAAATTTgttgtacaaaattatacaatttaattaggtacttgatAGTAAAAATTGCATACCTAGATATTTGAATTCTTTTACCATAGCTTACACTTAATAACCAATGAATTTTATGCACATGGTTACATGAACTAGAATTAATATctctcatcataatattattatatacgcggctataatatatagtcatatagaacAAACTCAACcccatataatatagtgatattattatgcacaccatattattatattataaccctCTTCCCAGTGTGATCGATCTCAGAGCTAATTTTTGTGTGTTTTCGCGTTTGATTTCGTCATAGGGTGACAGTGGCGGGCCTCTGATGATCGAAAAGGACAACGGTCGCTGGACCCTGATTGGCACAGTGTCACACGGCATCAAATGTGCCGCACCGTATCTGCCGGGCGTCTACATGAGGACCACGTACTACAAGCCGTGGCTGCAGACCATCACGGGCGTACAGTAGACACATCGCTGCCGAATCGTCaacactattattgttattgttgtttgttgttgtttgtttgttgttgctgttgttatGATTTTATGGTCGTACCGTTATAtggtagaatataatattatgtagaataaaatatagatgCCGGACCCCTCCTCATATTATGTCAACAGACCACATATCATCGCGCATCGTATTATATcttacacctataataataatattaatgattaattaatgtGAAGGTTTATATCACCCACCGTGTGTGCACGCattatacattcaaatattcaatgttgGGCAATAGTAAGTTACCTTCCAAAAGTAGGTAAGAATCAGGTTACCATGTACAGTAGGAAAAAAGTTACTCTATTAATTAGAGATAACGCAATGAAATATTACGCCAGACACTATATCAATGAATAGAAAAGATTTACCAAACAAGTTACACAATTTATACATACACATTTCATTTTGTtcttaatttgatattaataatagaacatttaaacttaaaaacaaagATATTTCGAATGTTATAACTAACAGTTATACGAATTATCATCAGTaccattaaataggtacatactattaaTTCCACGCATTACTcagaattacttttaaaaattgattcgACTACAATAATCAagcatatttttcattttaaattgttactaAATTACCGAtccattatataaaacaattatttctttaaatctagtaaaaagtaatttaatttcaatgtcACAACTCAACGTcgaaatataatctaaatatatatattatatttgtatgtatatatgtatgtatatatgtatgtatgtatgtatgtatgtatgtatgtatgtatgtatgtatgtatgtatgtatgtatgtatgtatgtatgtatgtatgtatgtatgtatgtatgtatgtatgtatgtatgtatgtatgtaagtatgtatgtatgtatgtatttatgtgtgtatgtgtgtgtgtgtatatgtgtgtagaGACTCATCCAGTGACCACATAAGGCATACGACGTAATATCGGCCGTCGACCGCGAAGAATCAGCCGGGAAAACAAATTTTGCTGGGAGTATGAGGGGAAACagattgaaaatgaaaaataccgACACTActagtaacaatattttatatgtatcataaatatacaaggttGTAATATCATAACAACTGACAAACGTCTCTATTTTACCCCTCCgatattttgtactattattttcatCGATTCGATTATTTTCGACGATTTCCCATTAGTGCATGACGTGATAATCATATCAAAGGcgcgtataggtacattatacccgtccgaataaaatattatcatagtaatcAGAATATAATTTTCGCCATAATTTatcactgtaaattattatttatttgtttatttatttatacatatttattatttatatattttttttatgcaagtgtacattttattttagtttttgtaacgttatacgatatatatatatatatattatattgtttgaatcTTTCCtttctactatatttttatatttataagatttatGTACATTAgatactgtttttatttttatttttcttaatattataataattattattatttttgtactattttatcATTTGGATACAACATAggaatatataactatacattacttttaaTGTGTTGCCTGAAcgtgaacacaataatatactataggtacatactagagataatgttattatactatatacgcaTAATAGCgcacgtacattataatatattataataagttattatgtcgttcaatgacttttttttaatacataatatatgaactttttaattaaacatataaaaaaaacataaaatataatggcgttttattaatattataataggtatactgttATTATGCTGCAGTGCttgaattagaaaaaaaatgattcaataatcatcaataataatcaaaaaatgtgtTCCTGTTTTGAATTTACTGCCTTgttgtaatatgtaattaagACAAATCCCCATGTTTACAACTATTtctatacctactacaatataagttatgaaaaaaattcaagatcaGTGATTTACTgatacataaattatgattacaaATCTATTATCACTACTCTCAAGCCAGCAGcatgttataaatgtttttgagcCGTATGTAATTTTCGTAAATTTTCTATTAACTCCATCACGCCAGATATATGTTTATGACCCACCATAAATATTGTAACGTCTCCTATTCACCTATCGCTTCGCATTCTACCTAGGTGTCATCCTGTTTATAATAACGGATCTCGAAGACACGAAAAAGcggtgaacaaaataataattgtgatatttatattttaactagctgaacccgtgcacttcgttgcccattaagtgtaccaactatatgtgactcaaactttgttcaattcgttatttaatattcggtgtatggtttcgaAATTAATCTTgacttttccgttgcccagaataaaaattctggttcggagcagtacattatcaggtaggcaatctacctgcggtagatcgcggaccccgtgctgtatgtacgttagtgaatgatttaactctaaagtatcaaagttataccaagtttgtcgtattctacctatggtggattgatataatcaattaatacaaaatcctagcctaaccgtactaaaatcagatgaataaacgcaaacgcatacaaaaaaattcattcaaatcagtctaaccatttaggaggagttcattcacaacacacgtacagtagaattattgagcttagcaacacattctgcgattcatttttatattatatgaaatcaacaaacatgcctgaTTAACTAATAgcaatcaacataatataatgcactgttgtgccactgttgtatttttgacatacagctTTGAGATTTCCTACGTTTCCgatggattttcctaaaattttatttcgtaaaaaccttctcctgacagctacgaacatcttaaagaaatttgagccaaatcgaaccagccgttctcgattgatgaattgttatacatttttgtctccatttttatttatatagatttgaatcaataaatttagtaataatattataaaatataaatagaataatatttttattatctattaatatttcgtaatactcagtaatatCATCGGGattcaatcaaattattatcttcGCATAAAAATACTCGTTTTAGCTAGAATTATAAATAACGTATTTTTGTGGCTTGGTGTGGTGTTGCTAGCTCTACGAGGGGGGTGCCCAACCGGGATTTATGGCAATAAATCCTTGGCATACATACAAAACGTGTTCCAACTACAACCATTCCACGGtctttcaattctatggtttcggtttggttATTGTAAATGGTTTTTTCACAACCCGTTGTGAATTTACCgccttatttttatttgtgacaAATCCCCTGGTTttacaagtattattatattacaatattagttatgAAAAACTTACAACATtaactcaaaaaaattaaaataaaattcttgtctaaataaaaaattcattttataacttttaaaaatcaattttactcACTCTTGTTGTACTGTCTTGTTATCTGTCATTTATCATAGTGTATACTTATTATGCCATCCAATATAGATTGTATATGTTgacttacaataataaaaaaaaaagttatgaaatagAATTTCAAGAACAGTGATTTACTGATATAgaaattaagaattttaattgtAACCTCTCGGATGCTCCAACTAGATCCACCTTATCTATAAATAGTTACTGAAGTAGAAAACCGATACATTATTCCTAatacttattgtgtacacagatgaataaaaaaataaatcattataaaataaatacataaatatatccGTTGCTCCGatcataatctaaaattataataaatattattttagaacaattattgagattattttagttatgtttatttaaaaaaaatatgttcaccCTTATAAGGCACATCACTCCCACGTTATCCATTTTCCCGGTGTCGTGAAtttatatgtatgttttttaaaatacctaggtaatttatataaataccaataatacaatattttgatcaCGCGGAGTTATAGAAAAGTTATATAGCTAGGTACACAACTGTTGAGTGTTGGTATATTCTATTGTATGGCATTTAAGAATCatggtttatttaaatatttaaatgtatttccaAATTACAAGGACGTAATGTACTATATGTGAAAATCGTCGTCCaataaaattctaattaaaatgtacaacaaaaaaattttacattttattatgtgcctatatattattattggataacgttcaaaacttaatattatacgagtgatttattttatatatatacaaaggtATAGGTTATGTCGATGTAACTCCCTGTGATTGAGTACCGAATTTGGAGACAATGttgtttatatcataaaattcaCGCCTGTTAGTCACACGTTGTTGGTCGTTTAGTTTGAGGAGGTGATAAAGATTATAATTTGGTGATAATGTTTGTGGTTTGCTGGTACGGCTTGGTTATAAGGGTTTGTGATAAGGTTTGGCGCTTTAAAGGATTCGTTTCGATTACGGGAATGTTTGAATTTGAGTGACCAGATATTATCTCACATGGGCCGAGGAAATCGCGGTAATTAAACGGGATTTATACGGTCCCTTCGTGTACGGATTCGTTTGAATATCTAGCAATTTATTGGTCATCGATTTACGTACACGTATCCACGATTGCAGTTTCATGgcttatgaattttattattattattattataaagaattttCTCGTTATACTTTTTTCTTATAATCTCCTTGGAGTCCACTACCTAtacacgttttattatattatacgatataatattagaatgttGTGCATTTGGCctaaatcaaaacaataaaacgcACCGCCGTTATCGCCTTGGTGACCTGGTCAGGATTCatgtcatttaaataaactttatttttactcGTTTCGTGCGCAcctaaggtttttttttataacaattatcgTTTCTACCGTTTATTTTCCTCGACATGGATGGTGAAAGCACCAATGATATCATTGTGGTAGGGGAAGATGTGACTACTGAATTTTCGACGATCCCATTAACAATGGAGTTCGAAGAACCTGAAATTGTTAATCATTTAACCGTGAACAACGAACCGGTCGAAATGGAACCGGAACTTCAGCAGGAACCGATCGCGGAGTTAGCAGTGCCACCAGCGGTGAGTACAGCTGCCACCACAGTTACAGCCATTCGGCTGGGTTCGGGGGCGGATGATAATCCGACCACGGCGGCTAGTGACGTCGAAGAAGAAAACACGGACAGGCGCGCCCGTCGCACTCGTAGCCGTGGCCGACGCAGCCGACGTGGCCGTGGCCGTCATAGTCGTGGCCGTCGTAGCCGGAGCCGTCGTAGCCGTCGTAGTCGGAGCAGAAGCGACTACGACGACTTCTATGTGCAAATCGCTGACGATGAGATCTCCGCCGCGCCGGCCGGTAGCAGTCGCGGTAGCCGAAAGACGGCCCGTGGCCGTGGCGGAAAGGCTACACAAAGCAATCACGGTAGAGGGAAAGCTATCCGTGGCACTCGTCATGGCCGGAACTCATCCAGCGGCAGTCGCAGAAGCCGGAA from the Acyrthosiphon pisum isolate AL4f chromosome X, pea_aphid_22Mar2018_4r6ur, whole genome shotgun sequence genome contains:
- the LOC103309488 gene encoding probable splicing factor, arginine/serine-rich 7 gives rise to the protein MDGESTNDIIVVGEDVTTEFSTIPLTMEFEEPEIVNHLTVNNEPVEMEPELQQEPIAELAVPPAVSTAATTVTAIRLGSGADDNPTTAASDVEEENTDRRARRTRSRGRRSRRGRGRHSRGRRSRSRRSRRSRSRSDYDDFYVQIADDEISAAPAGSSRGSRKTARGRGGKATQSNHGRGKAIRGTRHGRNSSSGSRRSRKTTECMTARTMWSERLRPLSLLRNKKSKTK